Genomic window (Magnetococcales bacterium):
AAGGGGCGCGTGGAAAAACAAAGTCAAAAACAAAACCCTGGGGGCAATCCCCCAGACCCCTTTTTTCTTTCAATAATGCAAACCCAGGGCGCGTCTCAGGGTTCCGGCAAAGGGATGTCCATATGAACCGACATCCCTTTGCCGGGAGAACTCTGACACACAATGGTCCCCCCCAACGTCTGGGTCACCAGATTGTAAACGATATGCATCCCCAAACCACTGCCGCCAAGATCACGGCGCGTCGTGAAAAAAGGTTCGAAAATTCGATTCCTCGTCTCCTCGTCCATTCCCTTGCCATCATCACGATAAATAAAATGCAACCGCTTTTCCACAGAGGAAATCTCCATGGTGATCCGCCCAGGCCGGTCGGGATCGAAAGCATGGATCCGGGAATTGTTGACCAGATTGATCACAATCTGCGAAAACGCCCCAGGATGGCTGCGTACCTCCAGGCTGTCGTCGCAAATCACAAAAACAGTCAACTTTGAATTCTTCAGATGATGATGCAACGTCAAAACCGACGATTCCACATATTCCCGTACCTTGAAAAGCCTCGGTTTTTCACTCGACTGATCGACCGCCACCGCCTTGAAACTGCGTACCAGATCGGCGGCCCGTTCCAGATTGACGCGAATCAAACGCGCCAACCGTGTCGTGGAGGCCAAATACTCCTTCAACTCCTCTTCCGATACCCCTTCACGCTGCAACATGCGCTCGAACTCCAGGGTTCGATCCTCCAACTCGGAAGAGGCCGTCACGCCGATGCCGACCGGAGTGTTGATCTCATGCGCCACCCCGGCCACCATACCCCCAAGTCCCGCCATCCGTTCCGATTGCACCAGCTCGGAATACAGCCGCTTTTCCTCGGAAATGTCGGCGATCATTCTCACATACGAAGGTCTTCCCTCCATGACCATCGGATTGACCGCCAGACGAATCGGAAACACCGAACCATCCTTGCCTTTCCCCTCCGCTTCGAAAACCCTCCTCCCCGAGAACCGATCCCCTCCCTTTTCCAAGACATCGACGACTTCCCCCTGACGCCGCAAACGCATCCCGTCTTGTATCAGGGACCCCACCTCGCGTCCCACGATCTCCTCGCGTCGGTAGCCAAAAAGTTCTTCCGCCGCCGCATTGAAAACCCGGATGTTTTCCTGATCATCGGTGACGATGATGCCAAACGGGGCGCTTTCGATGATCGTCCGTTCCAATTGCACAACCTCCTCGAACAGACGTTTTTCCTCCGACATGTCCACGACCATGGCAATGAACATGGACCCCTCTTCACCATCCATGCGACTGAAGGCCAAACGAATGGGAAACACCTCGCCATTCTGGCGCAATCCCTCAAGATCGAAAGGAATTTGACCGATCAACTGAAGATTTTCCGCCATGGAACAACAGCGAACGACATCCTCGGAAAAG
Coding sequences:
- a CDS encoding PAS domain S-box protein; the encoded protein is MKRSSPPTEMDRLCQEVEILKGINAFLKQSFAAHDPVELLEKALNLFPHFSFLGAMDRGAAFLVDEERRELILTAQRNMPEEQKSLCARVPFGHCLCGKAAMRGTILFSSRIDHDHEIVYPGMKPHGHYNVPIRVDDRIEGVFVLYVHDGAESDRECFHFLEAIACVTAGALKRMALDRRMRRGCMMWHMVVENTPCGILTVDKKGVVRLFNATAEKMFGYRKEEIVGREAIELVPVPLRTFSEDVVRCCSMAENLQLIGQIPFDLEGLRQNGEVFPIRLAFSRMDGEEGSMFIAMVVDMSEEKRLFEEVVQLERTIIESAPFGIIVTDDQENIRVFNAAAEELFGYRREEIVGREVGSLIQDGMRLRRQGEVVDVLEKGGDRFSGRRVFEAEGKGKDGSVFPIRLAVNPMVMEGRPSYVRMIADISEEKRLYSELVQSERMAGLGGMVAGVAHEINTPVGIGVTASSELEDRTLEFERMLQREGVSEEELKEYLASTTRLARLIRVNLERAADLVRSFKAVAVDQSSEKPRLFKVREYVESSVLTLHHHLKNSKLTVFVICDDSLEVRSHPGAFSQIVINLVNNSRIHAFDPDRPGRITMEISSVEKRLHFIYRDDGKGMDEETRNRIFEPFFTTRRDLGGSGLGMHIVYNLVTQTLGGTIVCQSSPGKGMSVHMDIPLPEP